One region of Mus musculus strain C57BL/6J chromosome 15, GRCm38.p6 C57BL/6J genomic DNA includes:
- the Ywhaz gene encoding 14-3-3 protein zeta/delta isoform 1 (isoform 1 is encoded by transcript variant 3) — MDKNELVQKAKLAEQAERYDDMAACMKSVTEQGAELSNEERNLLSVAYKNVVGARRSSWRVVSSIEQKTEGAEKKQQMAREYREKIETELRDICNDVLSLLEKFLIPNASQPESKVFYLKMKGDYYRYLAEVAAGDDKKGIVDQSQQAYQEAFEISKKEMQPTHPIRLGLALNFSVFYYEILNSPEKACSLAKTAFDEAIAELDTLSEESYKDSTLIMQLLRDNLTLWTSDTQGDEAEAGEGGEN, encoded by the exons ATGGATAAAAATGAGCTGGTGCAGAAGGCCAAGCTGGCCGAGCAGGCAGAGCGATATGATGACATGGCAGCCTGCATGAAGTCTGTCACTGAGCAGGGAGCTGAGCTGTCGAATGAGGAGAGAAACCTTCTCTCTGTTGCTTATAAAAACGTTGTAGGAGCCCGTAGGTCATCGTGGAGGGTCGTCTCAAGTATTGAGCAGAAGACggaaggtgctgagaaaaagcagCAGATGGCTCGAGAATACAGAGAGAAGATCGAGACGGAGCTGCGTGACATCTGCAACGATGTACTG TCTCTTTTGGAAAAGTTCTTGATCCCCAATGCTTCGCAACCAGAAAGCAAAGTCTTCTATTTGAAAATGAAGGGTGACTACTACCGTTACTTGGCCGAGGTTGCTGCTGGTGATGACAAGAAAG GAATTGTGGACCAGTCACAGCAAGCATACCAAGAAGCATTTGAAATCAGCAAAAAGGAGATGCAGCCGACACACCCCATCAGACTGGGTCTGGCCCTCAACTTCTCTGTGTTCTATTACGAGATCCTGAACTCCCCAGAGAAAGCCTGCTCTCTTGCAAAAACA GCTTTCGATGAAGCCATTGCTGAACTTGATACATTAAGTGAAGAGTCGTACAAAGACAGCACGCTAATAATGCAGTTACTGAGAGACAACTTAACA TTGTGGACATCGgatacccaaggagatgaagcagaagcaggagaaggaggggaaaatTAA
- the Ywhaz gene encoding 14-3-3 protein zeta/delta isoform 2 (isoform 2 is encoded by transcript variant 4) — protein MAACMKSVTEQGAELSNEERNLLSVAYKNVVGARRSSWRVVSSIEQKTEGAEKKQQMAREYREKIETELRDICNDVLSLLEKFLIPNASQPESKVFYLKMKGDYYRYLAEVAAGDDKKGIVDQSQQAYQEAFEISKKEMQPTHPIRLGLALNFSVFYYEILNSPEKACSLAKTAFDEAIAELDTLSEESYKDSTLIMQLLRDNLTLWTSDTQGDEAEAGEGGEN, from the exons ATGGCAGCCTGCATGAAGTCTGTCACTGAGCAGGGAGCTGAGCTGTCGAATGAGGAGAGAAACCTTCTCTCTGTTGCTTATAAAAACGTTGTAGGAGCCCGTAGGTCATCGTGGAGGGTCGTCTCAAGTATTGAGCAGAAGACggaaggtgctgagaaaaagcagCAGATGGCTCGAGAATACAGAGAGAAGATCGAGACGGAGCTGCGTGACATCTGCAACGATGTACTG TCTCTTTTGGAAAAGTTCTTGATCCCCAATGCTTCGCAACCAGAAAGCAAAGTCTTCTATTTGAAAATGAAGGGTGACTACTACCGTTACTTGGCCGAGGTTGCTGCTGGTGATGACAAGAAAG GAATTGTGGACCAGTCACAGCAAGCATACCAAGAAGCATTTGAAATCAGCAAAAAGGAGATGCAGCCGACACACCCCATCAGACTGGGTCTGGCCCTCAACTTCTCTGTGTTCTATTACGAGATCCTGAACTCCCCAGAGAAAGCCTGCTCTCTTGCAAAAACA GCTTTCGATGAAGCCATTGCTGAACTTGATACATTAAGTGAAGAGTCGTACAAAGACAGCACGCTAATAATGCAGTTACTGAGAGACAACTTAACA TTGTGGACATCGgatacccaaggagatgaagcagaagcaggagaaggaggggaaaatTAA